The Chiroxiphia lanceolata isolate bChiLan1 chromosome 3, bChiLan1.pri, whole genome shotgun sequence DNA segment ATGTAAACAGAAGGGGGGAACAAAGAGACAACACTGGAAAATCGGAGGGTTTTTCTTCTCGTCCAGTTAGAACTGGTGTAACAGTTGAGAGCCAGGATGAGCAAATAGATGCTTGTAATGGTGAGAAAATTCCATGTCTAGAGATTCTAACAAACGGATTTGCAGCATCAGACCCTGTAAATCCTCAGGGAACAGAAGATCTAGACAGTATTGGTGACTCAAAGGGACTGAAAACTGTTAGCACCCATAGTACTGAGCAAAATTTGAACTCAATGCCTAGCTCAGGTGAAGACTTTGCAGATTTTGCAACATTCTCAAACAAAAACCCAATCCATTTAGAGGGAACGGGGCCTACAATATGCAGTGTTCTTAGTGAAAGAGACTCACTGAGCGTTCAGGAGAACAACAGAATAAACAGAGTAACTTGTACTGAAGAAGAGGTTTGCATTTCAGAAGCGAGTTGTGAGCAGGGTCCCTCAGTACTGGAAGATGATGAGTTTGCTGTTTCTAGTATGTCTCAAACAACTGGAAGTTCAATATGCACTACTGAAAATGGAGAGCACACTGGGAGGAGAAGACAACATCGCACAGAGAATGGCAAAGATTTTCATAGGCCTGATGGTTCCTCAGAAGCAGCAGACATCAGGGTTGATAAGATCCAAAGCCTAAGCTGTGATCCTGCAGGAGAAAAATCGGGTGATTCTGAAGATCTTAAGAACGGTGGAAGTAGTACTGAAGTTGAAGCTTGCAGTGACACACATGAAGATGTTTTTGGTGACTTTGGTTCAGTCAGCAGTGTGTCTCCCACCTTCAGGAACGCTCAAGAATCAATAAATGATCTGGATTTGGAAAGAACTGCTGAACAGCCTGCACATATTAGCAAACCTAATGTTGAATTTGGTGAATTCAGGGACACAAGTACTGTTTCTCAGCAGCCAGCAAGTTTGGATCAAGCTGAACTAAAGCAGGCTGCTGACACTTTAGAATGTGATACTACCAGTAAAACTTCTGGCTTAGACTTCCAGCGTACTACTGAGGTAGAAAATGGTGATGATAGTGAATTTGGAGACTTTGATTCAGTGCCAAAACCTCAAGATGAGAGTGTTGCTTTCCAGGACTCTGACGACTTTGCGGACTTCAGTTCAGCAGGTTGTAACCAGGCTACGGACTGGAATGCTTTTGAGGATGAACAAAGAGACAGCTGTTCTTGGGCTGCCTTTGGAGAGGAACAAGCTGGTGAATCTCATCACAGAAAAGAGACATGGCAGTCACATAGGACAGAAGCACCTGCCAGGAGTGATGGCCCAGTATTACACAAGAGTGACAGTTTTGCTTTAGCATCTTCCCAAGGAACTATCAGTAAGCAATCTCAAGAGCTAACACCTTCAGTTCAGGTAAGGGTGTCCTTGATTTTGCTCAGccttgttcttttcttgtgCATACAGCCCTTCCTGGTTCCTACTTCTGCATACAACAAATATTTGAATAGTCCTTGTTTGCCTTTCAGGAGAGATTTAATGTGGTGTGTGAGACAGGCTGATATGAAATAGTATGCTGTGTTTGGATCTTGCAGCTCTTGTCCTGTTACTTCCTGCAGAAAAATGAGCAGGGTGTGCTGGAACTTGGTATGCATTTGTTTTGAGGATTGCATGTGATCCTTTACATAAATTGATCAAAGGAATAAGCCAGCATGAACATTTCAGAGCTGTGGTAGTTATTTCCTTTGCTCCATTGTTAGTTACTTTTGGGGAGGCGCTCTGTTGCCTTTTCATAAAGTAGTGATGTGACTGGAAGCTGGGATTACTGGTTCCCAAAATTTTTCATCACCATTCTCTGTTGTGTTTTCAAAATCCAATTAAAAATGATTACTTGATTTGTAAATAGCTGCACTCATTTGCTTAGAGCAGAGAGCATGATAAAACACAACCTGTGGAATTCTGTCCCTGTTATTTCAACTCCTGGGAAGTTAACCAttaaaaagttctttaaaaataagtctCTGTTATACATTAATTGTGGGAAGCTTCACATTATAGCAACATCACAAATACAGGACTGGTGATTTGTTAAAGCTGCTGCTACTTCTAATTAGGAGTTCCAGGGAGGGTGAAGTAAATAGATTTATTTCTTACCACACCCCCTGTGTTTTCTGCCTTAGTTGATAGGCATTTATTAATTCCTAATGAGTTACTTCCTAAGTCTTTTTACAGGTAATTTTTGAGATCTATGCCTGTTCATACatagacttttctttttttaccaagtatttgatattatttttacagaattcAGAACAACAGTTTGAATTTAGAATTCTCTTCAGTTCTTCTTTTTATTCACATCATCCCATATGAGTAGTTCAGAGTATGCTCTGTGTTTTGTGAAGTGTGAAGCAGCACCAGCAGTAAAGGGTGTTAGTGGTGATAAGTGTCTGAAAGGTTTGGATCTTCTCTGGCAGTAAAAGGAAATGAGGTAAGTCCTTTCTTCCAGGACCTTGGTTGGTGACAGCCCTGCCTCCTCCCGTTTCCTCCCAGTGACAGGTGAAATGGCTTTTCAGAAGAAGGTTGTACCAGCTGGAGCTTTGCCAGCACCAGCAAATGGAATGAAGCTTTTGGGCCTTAGCACTGGTTTCTTGTCACTTTAAAACCTGTGACTCTCAGGTCCTTACACTTCCTGCTTGCTGTTCCCTGCAGTGACTAACACAGCACATCTCAGAGGGATTTCACAAGCCAAAAAAAAGGCTCCCAAGTGAACCTGCAGAGAGATTTTTGTGCCTATGCAAAACCCTGCTGCTGAGCAACACCTGAATGTGTTGGTCCACTTCTTAATTTGAAAGCACAAATCTATTGTTACCTATTCTGTTAGTCATTCACTCATAAAAATTGGAGAGTACTAAGGTCAGTAGTGCAATTAATCTCAATTGTATCTCTTGCCACTTGAAAGACTGTCCAGAATCTGACAAAGAAATGGGGTGGGGAGATGATTTTAGTAAATCatcccttttattttctagttaATTACACTATTAAGGGATAGTCTAAAGgtttcaaatgtttattttcttttaaaattgtctgTAATTTTATGATGGAGTTTTAAtagaaagcatttctgaatgTAGATGTTTACAAAAACAGAACCTTCAGAGGTTCTGTAGTTaattttctcccctccccaagTCTGCcttaagaaaagataaaagtaaAGTTAAAAAGGAAGCTCTTTGCTCAAGATCCAGATGAAATCATACAGTAGTTTGATTAGATTGTAAAGCAAATTTTAAgacttaaatgtttttttttttcattccctttcttTATGCTGCAGTCAATTGTGACTGTTTGGATCCCCTGACAGTGAGGAAGTACAACTGTGACCGTGTTTTACA contains these protein-coding regions:
- the AFTPH gene encoding aftiphilin isoform X1, which encodes MEPDIIRMYSSSPPPLDNGADDDDEDEFGGFSGVSTAGVAFADFDAPDYSHPKEEFIPTNHFIPLHDYSDNVAGIATFTSVKNVKDCAAELPARAKELSDMSATSTVKEKSKLRTSGTALEDVNRRGEQRDNTGKSEGFSSRPVRTGVTVESQDEQIDACNGEKIPCLEILTNGFAASDPVNPQGTEDLDSIGDSKGLKTVSTHSTEQNLNSMPSSGEDFADFATFSNKNPIHLEGTGPTICSVLSERDSLSVQENNRINRVTCTEEEVCISEASCEQGPSVLEDDEFAVSSMSQTTGSSICTTENGEHTGRRRQHRTENGKDFHRPDGSSEAADIRVDKIQSLSCDPAGEKSGDSEDLKNGGSSTEVEACSDTHEDVFGDFGSVSSVSPTFRNAQESINDLDLERTAEQPAHISKPNVEFGEFRDTSTVSQQPASLDQAELKQAADTLECDTTSKTSGLDFQRTTEVENGDDSEFGDFDSVPKPQDESVAFQDSDDFADFSSAGCNQATDWNAFEDEQRDSCSWAAFGEEQAGESHHRKETWQSHRTEAPARSDGPVLHKSDSFALASSQGTISKQSQELTPSVQTTLLSRLERIFEVCFPSMPVLEIEEEISSLNHLLEAGEKQMSTEETLANTEELMDVWTELQDIHDAYGLRYQWGGSHSNKKLLCSLGIDTRNILFTGNKKQPVIVPMYAAGLGMLEPTKEPLKPISAAEKIASIGQTPPVSPEMNTCASDQFQESLPPVQFDWSSSGLTNPLDASGGSTLLNLDFFGPVDDSSSSSTTTIPGVDPELYELTTSKLETSNASNRVTDAFARLMSTVEKASTSTRKPKKEEHLSEEAAKVISSLPDLTFMHAKVLMFPATLTPSTSCQEKVD
- the AFTPH gene encoding aftiphilin isoform X3 — translated: MEPDIIRMYSSSPPPLDNGADDDDEDEFGGFSGVSTAGVAFADFDAPDYSHPKEEFIPTNHFIPLHDYSDNVAGIATFTSVKNVKDCAAELPARAKELSDMSATSTVKEKSKLRTSGTALEDVNRRGEQRDNTGKSEGFSSRPVRTGVTVESQDEQIDACNGEKIPCLEILTNGFAASDPVNPQGTEDLDSIGDSKGLKTVSTHSTEQNLNSMPSSGEDFADFATFSNKNPIHLEGTGPTICSVLSERDSLSVQENNRINRVTCTEEEVCISEASCEQGPSVLEDDEFAVSSMSQTTGSSICTTENGEHTGRRRQHRTENGKDFHRPDGSSEAADIRVDKIQSLSCDPAGEKSGDSEDLKNGGSSTEVEACSDTHEDVFGDFGSVSSVSPTFRNAQESINDLDLERTAEQPAHISKPNVEFGEFRDTSTVSQQPASLDQAELKQAADTLECDTTSKTSGLDFQRTTEVENGDDSEFGDFDSVPKPQDESVAFQDSDDFADFSSAGCNQATDWNAFEDEQRDSCSWAAFGEEQAGESHHRKETWQSHRTEAPARSDGPVLHKSDSFALASSQGTISKQSQELTPSVQTTLLSRLERIFEVCFPSMPVLEIEEEISSLNHLLEAGEKQMSTEETLANTEELMDVWTELQDIHDAYGLRYQWGGSHSNKKLLCSLGIDTRNILFTGNKKQPVIVPMYAAGLGMLEPTKEPLKPISAAEKIASIGQTPPVSPEMNTCASDQFQVWILSCMN
- the AFTPH gene encoding aftiphilin isoform X2 is translated as MEPDIIRMYSSSPPPLDNGADDDDEDEFGGFSGVSTAGVAFADFDAPDYSHPKEEFIPTNHFIPLHDYSDNVAGIATFTSVKNVKDCAAELPARAKELSDMSATSTVKEKSKLRTSGTALEDVNRRGEQRDNTGKSEGFSSRPVRTGVTVESQDEQIDACNGEKIPCLEILTNGFAASDPVNPQGTEDLDSIGDSKGLKTVSTHSTEQNLNSMPSSGEDFADFATFSNKNPIHLEGTGPTICSVLSERDSLSVQENNRINRVTCTEEEVCISEASCEQGPSVLEDDEFAVSSMSQTTGSSICTTENGEHTGRRRQHRTENGKDFHRPDGSSEAADIRVDKIQSLSCDPAGEKSGDSEDLKNGGSSTEVEACSDTHEDVFGDFGSVSSVSPTFRNAQESINDLDLERTAEQPAHISKPNVEFGEFRDTSTVSQQPASLDQAELKQAADTLECDTTSKTSGLDFQRTTEVENGDDSEFGDFDSVPKPQDESVAFQDSDDFADFSSAGCNQATDWNAFEDEQRDSCSWAAFGEEQAGESHHRKETWQSHRTEAPARSDGPVLHKSDSFALASSQGTISKQSQELTPSVQTTLLSRLERIFEVCFPSMPVLEIEEEISSLNHLLEAGEKQMSTEETLANTEELMDVWTELQDIHDAYGLRYQWGGSHSNKKLLCSLGIDTRNILFTGNKKQPVIVPMYAAGLGMLEPTKEPLKPISAAEKIASIGQTPPVSPEMNTCASDQFQESLPPVQFDWSSSGLTNPLDGVDPELYELTTSKLETSNASNRVTDAFARLMSTVEKASTSTRKPKKEEHLSEEAAKVISSLPDLTFMHAKVLMFPATLTPSTSCQEKVD